In Pseudomonas sp. GCEP-101, one DNA window encodes the following:
- a CDS encoding ABC transporter substrate-binding protein: MSLTRRHLLQGLAIGGLACASGLPVFAGERLTRIVALNWVAAETLLTLGVPPLAISDDRYYRVRMPTLPLPDSVRDVGPYWEPNLELIQQLQPQLILSDPMTPTLERRLNGIAPTERVAIYPAANGAWRATTDFMSDLGQRLGVEQVASEYIAAGERRLAALRATLAKRNLPPVCVAVLNQDGRHAAVYGKNSMVQDVLDRLGVENAWQGPVGPVGLAMVSIERLAERPDAHLVYVDIPTTSARLQSLRQPNDLWANLPAVRRGHTLTLQRFYPYAGAASVLDLAERIAAYLDSATELAHA; the protein is encoded by the coding sequence ATGTCCCTCACCCGTCGCCACCTGCTGCAGGGCCTCGCCATCGGCGGGCTGGCCTGCGCCTCCGGCCTGCCGGTATTCGCCGGCGAGCGTCTGACGCGGATCGTCGCGCTGAACTGGGTGGCCGCCGAGACGCTGTTGACCCTGGGCGTACCGCCCCTGGCGATCTCCGACGACCGCTACTACCGGGTGCGCATGCCGACCCTGCCGCTGCCCGACAGCGTGCGTGACGTGGGGCCCTACTGGGAGCCGAACCTGGAGCTGATCCAGCAGTTGCAACCGCAGCTGATCCTCAGCGACCCGATGACCCCGACCCTGGAGCGCCGCCTGAACGGCATCGCGCCCACCGAGCGGGTAGCTATCTATCCGGCCGCCAACGGCGCCTGGCGCGCCACCACGGACTTCATGAGCGACCTGGGGCAGCGCCTGGGCGTCGAGCAGGTCGCCAGCGAGTACATCGCCGCCGGTGAACGGCGCCTGGCTGCACTGCGCGCCACGCTGGCGAAGCGCAACCTGCCGCCGGTGTGCGTCGCCGTGCTCAACCAGGACGGCCGCCACGCCGCCGTATACGGCAAGAACAGCATGGTGCAGGACGTGCTCGACCGTCTCGGCGTGGAAAACGCCTGGCAAGGGCCGGTCGGCCCGGTGGGGCTGGCCATGGTCAGCATCGAGCGCCTGGCCGAGCGGCCGGACGCGCACCTGGTCTACGTCGATATCCCTACCACTTCGGCGCGCCTGCAGAGCCTGCGGCAGCCCAACGACCTGTGGGCCAACCTGCCCGCCGTACGCCGCGGCCATACCCTGACGCTGCAGCGCTTCTACCCCTACGCCGGCGCCGCTTCGGTGCTGGACCTGGCCGAGCGCATCGCCGCCTACCTGGACAGCGCCACGGAGCTCGCCCATGCCTGA
- a CDS encoding TonB-dependent siderophore receptor, translating to MSRTRTALQTRHRVKPLARLVRATALGMVLTATAAQAAPVRIDIPAQSLASALTSLGAQSNLQIVFNQTQVQNLRAPGVRGEMEPTQALERLLQGTGIQYQVDGSRVTLLGADAAGGDTLNLSSQTITGAIEGEDSYVPRTSTSGSKTDTPLLEIPQSISVITRKQMDAQGAQTVTEALRYVPGVKVEAYGLDPKGFDWMYIRGFNAQATSDYLNGLRQQNNSYAFFRSEPYAFERIDVVRGPSSSLFGLGDAGGIVNRVSKKPTANHVNEVQLTGGNHDRKQGQFDLGGALDEQNQFLYRVVGLARDANTQAEYDDGHEVEDDRYYIAPSFTWAPDEDTSLTVLTDFLRDRNSGSIFDYSVNGHTTGTLLGDHSYNHFSQDQYTLGYEFRHRFDDVWEFRQNARYGQVDLVFANLLPQAQVGRNIIRTADRFDQHLDTFNLDNQLQANFDTGAIKHTLLMGVDYSWQDADIARWRTLGPSLNLDNPQYGQSVQRPTKDTTLPGQAIDYDQNIEQIGAYLQDQVKFDDHWILTAGGRYDYVRNDLDSHTGAHSMQKDNAFTGRVGLTYLTDFGLAPYVSYSESFVPNSGIGPDGGAFKASEAHQYEAGVKFQPDDTLLITLAAYELTKENILTPQLSANGVPTGFSEPTGEQRSRGIEAELKAKLDQNWDLLASYTYTKAKITQSNDGNEGNRPANVPEHMANGWLNYTFHEGAVDGLSIGGGVRYTGSLYGNNANTYHVDNYTLFDAGVSYPLNKNVTLSVNAQNLLDEDYAATCDSPISCYPGLRRTVMTSVKYSW from the coding sequence GTGAGTCGCACCCGCACTGCGCTTCAAACCCGGCACAGGGTCAAACCGCTGGCCCGCCTGGTCCGCGCCACCGCCCTGGGCATGGTCCTCACCGCCACCGCCGCGCAAGCGGCGCCGGTCCGCATCGACATTCCGGCGCAATCGCTGGCCTCCGCGCTGACCAGCCTGGGCGCGCAGTCGAACCTGCAGATCGTCTTCAACCAGACCCAGGTGCAGAACCTGCGGGCACCCGGCGTGCGGGGCGAGATGGAGCCGACCCAGGCGCTGGAGCGCCTGCTGCAAGGCACCGGCATCCAGTACCAGGTCGATGGCAGCCGCGTGACCCTGCTGGGCGCAGACGCCGCGGGTGGCGATACCCTGAACCTCTCGTCGCAGACCATCACTGGCGCCATCGAAGGCGAGGACAGCTACGTGCCGCGCACCTCCACCAGCGGCAGCAAGACCGACACCCCGCTGCTGGAGATTCCCCAGTCGATCTCGGTGATCACCCGCAAGCAGATGGATGCCCAGGGCGCGCAGACCGTGACCGAAGCGCTGCGCTACGTGCCCGGCGTCAAAGTGGAAGCCTACGGCCTGGACCCGAAGGGCTTCGACTGGATGTACATCCGCGGCTTCAACGCCCAGGCCACCAGCGACTACCTCAACGGCCTGCGTCAGCAGAACAACAGCTACGCGTTCTTTCGCAGCGAGCCCTATGCCTTCGAGCGCATCGACGTGGTCCGTGGCCCGTCTTCCAGCCTGTTCGGCCTGGGCGACGCCGGCGGTATCGTCAACCGCGTGAGCAAGAAGCCCACTGCCAACCACGTCAACGAAGTCCAGCTGACCGGCGGCAACCATGACCGCAAGCAGGGCCAGTTCGACCTCGGCGGCGCGCTGGACGAGCAGAACCAGTTCCTCTACCGCGTGGTGGGCCTGGCCCGCGACGCCAACACCCAGGCCGAGTACGACGACGGCCACGAGGTCGAGGACGACCGCTACTACATCGCCCCGTCCTTCACCTGGGCGCCGGACGAAGACACCAGCCTGACCGTGCTCACCGACTTCCTGCGTGACCGCAACTCCGGCTCGATCTTCGACTACAGCGTCAATGGCCACACCACCGGCACCCTGCTGGGCGACCACAGCTACAACCACTTCAGCCAGGACCAGTACACCCTCGGCTACGAATTCCGCCATCGCTTCGACGATGTCTGGGAGTTCCGCCAGAACGCGCGCTACGGTCAGGTCGACCTGGTCTTCGCCAACCTGCTGCCGCAGGCCCAGGTGGGGCGCAACATCATCCGCACCGCGGATCGCTTCGACCAGCACCTGGACACCTTCAACCTGGACAACCAGTTGCAGGCCAACTTCGACACCGGCGCCATCAAGCACACCCTGCTGATGGGCGTGGACTACAGCTGGCAGGACGCCGACATCGCCCGCTGGCGCACCCTCGGCCCGTCGCTGAACCTGGACAACCCGCAGTACGGCCAGAGCGTGCAGCGCCCGACCAAGGACACCACCCTCCCCGGCCAGGCTATCGACTACGACCAGAACATCGAGCAGATCGGCGCCTACCTGCAGGACCAGGTCAAGTTCGACGACCACTGGATCCTCACCGCCGGCGGCCGCTACGACTATGTGCGCAACGACCTGGACAGCCACACCGGCGCCCACAGCATGCAGAAGGACAACGCCTTCACCGGCCGCGTCGGCCTGACCTACCTGACCGACTTCGGCCTCGCCCCCTACGTCAGCTACTCCGAGTCGTTCGTGCCCAACTCCGGCATCGGCCCGGATGGCGGCGCATTCAAGGCCAGCGAAGCGCACCAGTACGAAGCCGGCGTGAAGTTCCAGCCGGACGACACCCTGCTGATCACCCTGGCCGCCTACGAGCTGACCAAGGAAAACATCCTCACCCCGCAGCTCAGCGCCAACGGCGTGCCCACCGGCTTCAGCGAGCCGACCGGCGAGCAGCGGTCGCGCGGCATCGAGGCCGAGTTGAAGGCCAAGCTGGACCAGAACTGGGACCTGCTCGCCTCCTACACCTACACCAAGGCCAAGATCACCCAGAGCAACGACGGCAACGAAGGCAACCGCCCGGCCAACGTGCCCGAGCACATGGCCAATGGCTGGCTGAACTACACCTTCCACGAAGGCGCGGTCGACGGCCTCTCCATCGGCGGCGGCGTGCGCTACACCGGCTCGCTCTACGGCAACAACGCCAACACCTACCACGTCGACAACTACACCCTGTTCGACGCCGGCGTGAGCTACCCGCTGAACAAGAACGTGACCCTCTCGGTGAACGCCCAGAACCTGCTGGACGAGGACTACGCCGCGACCTGCGACAGCCCGATCTCCTGCTACCCGGGCCTGCGCCGCACCGTCATGACCAGCGTGAAGTACAGCTGGTAA
- the fhuB gene encoding Fe(3+)-hydroxamate ABC transporter permease FhuB: MPESTLGLAAARPRLQWGPALCTLALAILAGLLVLHGLQGALPRDLWWQALWAPDLDDVRQVLLHFSFFPRLVVSLMAGAALALAGTLFQQILRNPLAEPVTLGVSAGANLALSAATIFAPALLVHGLEAVTLAGAALAAGLLFAFAWGRTLSPLRFILAGMVISLYCVSLNALLVLFNHDYLIDLLLWQAGSLNQSGWDGVLYLAPRLALAMAIALLMVRPLAALGLEDEGAAAVGVNLLRTRVLGLAVAVALSAFVTSAVGMLAFVGLAAPAIARLCGARTLKQRLVWAPLLGAALLCGVDQIARELSRFAGEIPAGILTGIFSVPLLLWLLSRQRSGGIVPRPAPAKPQREHPWRLIIGAAILLGLLTLPAIYFAVDANGWHWGDAGLSDAIAQWRLPRVLGSLAAGAMLAVAGLLVQRLTGNPMASPEVLGATSGSAIAVLVLFLVMPQPQAYMVPAASIGALLTLGLLLWFAWRKTFNAERLLLTGVCLTTLLHSLSTLLLASGDPRMTAMMSWMTGSTYQVDTLSASTGLVVAALMIGVSLLLARPLDLLTLGNGTATALGLRLRLSHLAILLTAAVLTATATIIVGPLSFVGLIGPHIARHLGVRHAAPQVLLSAVAGALIMVVADWLGRNIAYPWPVSAGLLAAFIGCPYFLWLMHRERKG, encoded by the coding sequence ATGCCTGAATCGACCCTCGGCCTCGCCGCCGCGCGCCCGCGCCTGCAATGGGGCCCGGCGCTGTGCACGCTGGCCCTGGCAATCCTCGCGGGTTTGCTGGTGCTCCACGGCCTGCAGGGCGCCCTGCCCCGCGACCTCTGGTGGCAGGCGCTGTGGGCGCCGGACCTGGACGACGTGCGCCAGGTGCTGCTGCACTTCAGCTTCTTCCCGCGCCTGGTGGTGAGCCTGATGGCCGGCGCCGCACTGGCCCTGGCCGGCACGCTGTTCCAGCAGATCCTGCGCAACCCGCTGGCGGAACCGGTGACCCTGGGCGTTTCCGCCGGCGCCAACCTGGCCCTCTCGGCGGCCACCATCTTCGCCCCCGCGCTGCTGGTCCACGGCCTGGAGGCCGTCACCCTGGCCGGCGCGGCGCTGGCCGCCGGCCTGTTGTTCGCCTTCGCCTGGGGCCGCACGCTGTCGCCGCTGCGCTTCATCCTCGCCGGCATGGTCATCAGCCTTTACTGCGTGTCGCTCAACGCGCTGCTGGTGCTGTTCAACCACGACTACCTGATCGATCTGCTGCTCTGGCAGGCCGGCTCGCTGAACCAGAGCGGCTGGGATGGCGTGCTGTACCTTGCCCCGCGCCTGGCGCTGGCGATGGCGATTGCCCTGCTGATGGTGCGCCCGCTGGCGGCGCTGGGCCTGGAAGACGAAGGCGCCGCCGCGGTGGGCGTCAACCTGTTGCGCACCCGCGTGCTGGGCCTGGCCGTGGCCGTGGCGCTGAGCGCGTTCGTCACCAGCGCCGTGGGCATGCTGGCCTTCGTCGGCCTGGCCGCGCCGGCGATCGCCCGGCTATGCGGAGCGCGCACGCTGAAGCAGCGCTTGGTCTGGGCGCCGCTGCTGGGCGCGGCGCTGCTCTGCGGGGTGGACCAGATCGCCCGCGAGCTGTCGCGCTTCGCCGGGGAGATCCCCGCCGGCATCCTCACCGGCATCTTCAGCGTGCCCCTGCTGCTGTGGCTGCTCAGCCGCCAGCGCAGCGGCGGCATCGTCCCGCGGCCGGCGCCGGCGAAACCGCAGCGCGAGCATCCGTGGCGGCTGATCATCGGCGCGGCGATCCTGCTGGGCCTGCTGACGCTGCCGGCAATCTACTTCGCCGTGGACGCCAACGGCTGGCACTGGGGCGACGCCGGCCTGAGCGACGCCATCGCGCAATGGCGCCTGCCGCGCGTGCTCGGCTCCCTGGCCGCCGGCGCCATGCTCGCCGTGGCCGGGCTGCTGGTGCAGCGCCTGACCGGCAACCCGATGGCCAGCCCGGAAGTGCTGGGCGCCACCTCCGGCTCGGCGATCGCCGTGCTGGTGCTGTTCCTGGTGATGCCGCAGCCGCAGGCCTACATGGTCCCGGCGGCCAGCATCGGCGCACTGCTCACCCTCGGCCTGCTGCTGTGGTTCGCCTGGCGCAAGACCTTCAACGCCGAACGCCTGCTGCTCACCGGCGTGTGCCTGACCACCCTGCTGCACTCGCTGAGCACGCTGCTGCTGGCCAGCGGCGACCCGCGCATGACGGCGATGATGAGCTGGATGACCGGCTCGACCTACCAGGTGGACACGCTGTCGGCGAGCACCGGCCTGGTGGTGGCCGCGCTGATGATCGGCGTCAGCCTGCTGCTGGCGCGCCCGCTGGACCTGCTGACGCTGGGCAACGGCACGGCGACCGCGCTGGGCCTGCGGCTGCGCCTGAGCCATTTGGCGATCCTGCTGACTGCCGCGGTACTCACCGCCACCGCGACCATCATCGTCGGGCCGCTGAGTTTCGTCGGCCTGATCGGCCCGCACATCGCCCGCCACCTCGGCGTGCGCCACGCCGCGCCGCAGGTGCTGCTGAGCGCCGTGGCCGGTGCGCTGATCATGGTGGTGGCGGACTGGCTGGGGCGCAACATCGCCTATCCCTGGCCGGTGTCGGCGGGGCTGCTGGCGGCGTTCATCGGCTGCCCATACTTCCTGTGGCTGATGCATCGGGAGCGCAAAGGCTGA
- a CDS encoding response regulator transcription factor produces MEARKPVVYIVDDDKDLRTSLAWLLDSVSIESLCFGGAEEFLREYDPKLPACLVLDVRMPETSGFQLQEMLNDRGIALPTIFVSAHGDIPMSVKAMKNGALDFVEKPYNPQQMLDRIQAALKSAVQVHAGQEQRQHLKHKLDLLTGREREILMMVVDGKASKVIARELNISVKTVDVHRTKIKEKMGVSSIAMLVREVLNVPLEESRP; encoded by the coding sequence ATGGAAGCTAGAAAACCCGTGGTCTACATCGTCGACGACGACAAGGACCTGCGCACCTCCCTCGCCTGGCTGCTCGATTCGGTCAGCATCGAATCGCTGTGCTTTGGCGGCGCCGAGGAGTTCCTGCGCGAATACGACCCGAAACTTCCCGCGTGCCTGGTGCTCGACGTGCGCATGCCCGAGACCAGCGGCTTCCAGCTGCAGGAGATGCTCAACGACAGGGGCATCGCGCTGCCGACCATCTTCGTCAGCGCCCACGGCGACATCCCCATGTCGGTGAAGGCGATGAAGAATGGCGCGCTGGATTTCGTCGAGAAGCCCTACAACCCGCAGCAGATGCTGGACCGCATCCAGGCGGCGCTGAAAAGCGCGGTGCAGGTGCACGCGGGCCAGGAGCAGCGGCAGCACCTCAAGCACAAGCTCGACCTGCTCACCGGGCGGGAACGGGAAATCCTGATGATGGTGGTGGACGGCAAGGCCAGCAAGGTGATCGCCCGCGAGCTGAACATCAGCGTCAAGACGGTCGACGTGCACCGCACCAAGATCAAGGAAAAGATGGGCGTAAGCAGCATCGCCATGCTGGTGCGCGAGGTGCTCAACGTACCGCTGGAAGAATCGCGCCCGTAA
- the hpaC gene encoding 4-hydroxyphenylacetate 3-monooxygenase, reductase component, whose amino-acid sequence MANTLSQTQIDFRNAMAQLPAAVNIITTNGPEGRCGITASAVCSVTDSPPTVLVCVNRGSATHDVFRSNGHLCVNVLCGEQEELARHFAGMTKVSMEERFAWDLWDDGYAGLPVLRQALVSLEGRISDCKEVGSHTVMFVELEKVAVRERQDSLVYFNRVFHRVEREAVRCAS is encoded by the coding sequence ATGGCCAACACCCTCAGCCAGACCCAGATCGACTTCCGCAACGCCATGGCGCAGCTGCCGGCGGCGGTGAACATCATCACCACCAACGGCCCCGAAGGCCGCTGCGGCATCACCGCCAGCGCGGTGTGCTCGGTCACCGACTCGCCGCCGACCGTGCTGGTCTGCGTCAACCGCGGCAGCGCCACCCACGACGTGTTCCGCAGCAACGGCCACCTGTGCGTCAACGTGCTGTGCGGCGAGCAGGAAGAGCTGGCCCGGCATTTTGCCGGGATGACCAAGGTCTCCATGGAGGAGCGTTTCGCCTGGGACCTGTGGGACGACGGCTACGCCGGCCTGCCGGTGCTGCGTCAGGCGCTGGTCAGCCTGGAAGGGCGGATCAGCGACTGCAAGGAGGTCGGCTCCCACACCGTCATGTTCGTCGAACTGGAGAAGGTCGCGGTGCGCGAGCGCCAGGACAGCCTGGTGTACTTCAACCGCGTGTTCCACCGCGTCGAGCGCGAGGCGGTGCGCTGCGCCAGCTGA
- the catA gene encoding catechol 1,2-dioxygenase, with translation MTVKISQTAEIQTFFQEASGALNEGGSPRVKQLVLRVLQDTARLIEDMNVTPDEFWKAVDYLNRLGARQEAGLVVAGLGIEHYLDLLLDAQDAAAGIGGGTPRTIEGPLYVAGAPLSEGEARMDDGKDPGTVMFLSGRVFDPEGQPLAGAVVDLWHANTQGTYSYFDSTQSEFNLRRRIVTDAEGRYKARSIVPSGYGCPPDGPTQELLNQLGRHGQRPAHIHFFISAPGHRHLTTQINLAGDQYLWDDFAYATRDGLIGEVRFVEDAAAAQARGVEGRFAEIEFDFQLQRAASVDAEDRSNRPRALQQA, from the coding sequence ATGACCGTGAAGATTTCCCAGACTGCCGAGATCCAGACGTTCTTCCAGGAAGCCAGTGGCGCGTTGAACGAGGGCGGCAGCCCGCGGGTGAAGCAGTTGGTCCTGCGCGTGTTGCAGGATACGGCCCGGCTCATCGAAGACATGAACGTCACCCCCGACGAGTTCTGGAAGGCAGTGGACTACCTCAACCGCCTCGGCGCCCGCCAGGAGGCCGGGCTGGTGGTCGCGGGCCTGGGCATCGAGCATTACCTCGACCTGCTGCTGGACGCACAGGACGCGGCGGCCGGCATCGGCGGCGGCACTCCGCGCACCATCGAAGGGCCGTTGTACGTGGCTGGCGCACCGCTGTCCGAAGGCGAAGCACGAATGGACGACGGCAAGGACCCGGGCACGGTGATGTTCCTCTCCGGCCGCGTGTTCGACCCCGAAGGCCAGCCGCTGGCCGGCGCGGTGGTCGACCTGTGGCACGCCAACACCCAGGGCACGTACTCGTACTTCGACAGCACCCAGTCCGAGTTCAACCTGCGCCGCCGCATCGTCACCGACGCCGAGGGCCGCTACAAGGCGCGCAGCATCGTGCCCAGCGGCTACGGCTGCCCGCCGGACGGCCCGACCCAGGAACTGCTGAACCAACTCGGCCGCCACGGCCAGCGCCCGGCGCACATCCACTTCTTCATCTCCGCGCCGGGGCATCGCCACCTGACCACGCAGATCAACTTGGCCGGTGACCAATACCTGTGGGACGACTTCGCCTACGCCACCCGCGACGGGCTGATCGGCGAGGTGCGTTTCGTCGAGGACGCAGCCGCCGCCCAGGCGCGCGGTGTGGAGGGGCGCTTTGCCGAGATCGAGTTCGACTTCCAGCTGCAGCGGGCCGCCTCCGTCGACGCCGAGGACCGCAGCAACCGCCCGCGCGCGTTGCAGCAGGCCTGA